The Fulvivirga ligni genome window below encodes:
- a CDS encoding DUF4212 domain-containing protein produces MDKEKMKLYWRRNLLYLTVLLIVWFIVSYLLSIVLVEPLNSIKIGGFPLGFWFAQQGSIYVFVVLIFIYVSLMNKLDKKFDVDEKQE; encoded by the coding sequence ATGGACAAAGAAAAAATGAAGCTCTATTGGCGCAGGAACCTGCTCTATCTTACAGTTCTCTTGATAGTCTGGTTCATTGTGTCCTATCTGTTGAGCATAGTTCTGGTAGAACCTTTGAACTCTATTAAAATCGGAGGCTTTCCTCTGGGCTTTTGGTTCGCCCAACAAGGTTCCATCTATGTATTCGTGGTGCTGATATTTATCTATGTATCACTCATGAATAAGCTCGATAAAAAATTTGATGTAGACGAAAAACAAGAATAA
- a CDS encoding GlxA family transcriptional regulator — MKSISILVPESSVMESIGDPQYLFTVINQFLESEGKSPAFDVQLVGATKEVVLKQGLVTIRPQKLLDEVKETDLIIIPALAINMKTAIEANQEMIPWIIKHYKKGTEVASLCVGAFLLGSTGLLDGYKCSTHWAFANEFRSMFPEINLVDGGIITEENGIYTSGGANSYWNLLLYLVEKFTDRHKAILASKYFAIDIDRDSQASFSLFQGQKEHNDEAIKSAQTFIEEHYQEKFSVDDLAEQLALSRRSLERRFKKATNNTIIEYAQRVKIEVAKRNFELSRKNISEVMYDVGYSDTKAFRTVFKKITGLTPIEYRNKYNKQPVLA, encoded by the coding sequence ATGAAATCAATCTCTATCCTAGTGCCTGAAAGCTCCGTAATGGAGTCTATTGGTGATCCTCAGTATTTATTCACAGTTATTAATCAGTTTTTAGAATCTGAAGGCAAGTCACCGGCCTTTGATGTACAATTGGTAGGAGCTACTAAAGAGGTTGTTTTAAAGCAAGGTCTTGTAACCATAAGACCACAGAAGCTGCTAGATGAGGTTAAAGAAACAGACCTGATTATAATTCCTGCATTGGCTATCAATATGAAAACTGCGATTGAGGCCAACCAGGAAATGATCCCCTGGATCATTAAACACTATAAAAAAGGCACCGAGGTGGCTTCTTTATGTGTAGGAGCATTTTTGCTAGGCTCCACTGGCCTGCTTGACGGCTATAAGTGCTCCACTCACTGGGCATTTGCCAACGAATTTCGAAGTATGTTTCCTGAGATCAATTTAGTTGATGGAGGCATAATTACAGAAGAAAATGGCATTTACACTAGCGGAGGGGCAAACTCGTATTGGAACCTTCTGCTCTATCTGGTGGAAAAATTCACTGACCGACATAAAGCAATTTTAGCATCGAAATATTTTGCCATAGATATTGATAGGGACAGCCAGGCCTCTTTCTCTCTATTCCAAGGGCAGAAAGAACATAATGACGAAGCTATAAAGTCTGCACAAACCTTTATAGAAGAGCATTATCAGGAAAAATTTAGTGTAGATGATTTAGCCGAGCAGCTGGCCCTTAGCAGAAGAAGCCTTGAAAGACGATTTAAAAAAGCCACCAACAATACCATCATTGAATACGCCCAACGTGTAAAAATAGAAGTAGCTAAAAGAAACTTTGAGCTAAGCCGAAAAAATATTTCGGAAGTAATGTATGATGTTGGCTATTCAGACACCAAGGCGTTTCGCACAGTTTTCAAGAAAATAACAGGCCTTACTCCTATTGAGTATAGAAACAAATACAATAAGCAGCCTGTATTAGCTTAA
- a CDS encoding response regulator transcription factor yields the protein MSSILIIEDEPDMRLGLKDNLEFEGYQVDMAKDGQEGYDKLTSGVYDLVILDIMLPKISGLDICKSVRKQNITTPIILLTAKGEEIDKVLGLELGADDYVTKPFSVRELLARVKAILRRNVSTQTGQNIFIGKLKVNFENYQAFDGDEEVKISHKEFEVLHYLYSHRNQLVSRYELLENVWGYEEQPTTRTVDNFMVRIRQKVEDNPNNPRIVLTVHGSGYKMIL from the coding sequence ATGTCATCTATTTTAATCATAGAAGATGAACCCGATATGCGCTTGGGTCTTAAAGATAATCTGGAGTTTGAAGGCTATCAGGTAGATATGGCCAAAGATGGTCAGGAAGGCTATGATAAGCTTACTTCAGGTGTTTATGATCTGGTGATATTAGATATAATGCTGCCGAAAATCTCAGGCCTTGACATCTGTAAAAGTGTTAGGAAACAAAACATTACTACTCCAATAATTTTACTTACGGCCAAGGGTGAGGAGATAGATAAAGTTCTTGGACTTGAATTGGGGGCTGATGACTATGTTACCAAACCTTTTAGCGTTCGCGAATTATTAGCTCGGGTAAAGGCTATCCTTAGACGTAACGTAAGTACCCAAACCGGCCAGAATATATTTATTGGTAAACTGAAGGTGAATTTTGAGAACTATCAGGCTTTTGATGGAGATGAGGAAGTGAAGATTTCGCATAAGGAATTTGAAGTACTTCATTATTTATATAGTCATAGAAATCAGCTGGTGAGTAGGTATGAGCTACTAGAAAATGTGTGGGGTTATGAAGAACAACCCACCACCCGCACGGTTGATAATTTCATGGTAAGGATCAGACAGAAGGTAGAAGACAACCCCAATAATCCTCGGATTGTACTCACAGTACATGGATCAGGTTACAAAATGATCTTATAA
- a CDS encoding porin, whose product MKNIKSRLFMGLLLPLIFSGSVIAQEEAKQPTYKPLTVKLDESGQQYIRFITWHQIWAENSNLSNDDQGFNMRIRRSRLLAYAQMSPRFLILTHIGLNSLTGANADPIGNRATNDPTVNGPQLFLHAAWTEFKVSTGDQLYLGAGLHYWNGLSRLTSASTLNFMTMDNYRQAWASLGLTDQFARHMGVYGKGMLGSFRYTLALNTPITNALGSSDNPNPNSVTYSGRRILGKDAGKIIEGYFDYQFLDKESNKLPYRVGTYLGKKKVFNLGAGFFSHADGTVTTDAVGNHSGNNVFHFAADAYYDAPVGTGALNAYLVYYNFDYGENYALGTTYGTGSSIYGQVGYLIPEFSEKVSIMPYLAYSTRDYEAFENAGNTFQVGANAFLNGHNAKITIEYNSNLINYTGAKPDRIDGLVLQTHIFL is encoded by the coding sequence ATGAAGAATATTAAATCCAGGCTCTTCATGGGCTTGCTATTGCCTTTGATTTTCTCAGGCAGTGTAATAGCGCAAGAAGAGGCTAAACAACCTACTTACAAACCCCTAACAGTGAAACTTGATGAAAGTGGACAGCAGTATATCAGATTTATCACTTGGCACCAGATATGGGCAGAAAACTCTAATTTAAGTAATGATGATCAGGGTTTTAATATGAGAATACGTAGATCCAGATTATTGGCTTACGCCCAGATGTCACCAAGATTCCTCATTCTTACTCACATTGGTCTTAATTCACTAACGGGAGCTAATGCAGATCCTATTGGCAATCGCGCTACTAACGATCCTACTGTAAATGGTCCGCAGCTGTTTTTACATGCAGCCTGGACTGAATTTAAAGTCAGCACTGGAGATCAACTTTATCTGGGTGCAGGACTTCATTATTGGAATGGTCTAAGCAGACTTACCAGTGCAAGTACACTAAATTTTATGACCATGGATAACTATCGGCAGGCCTGGGCTTCTTTGGGGCTTACTGATCAGTTTGCTCGCCATATGGGCGTCTACGGAAAAGGTATGCTGGGCAGCTTTAGATATACGCTGGCCTTGAATACGCCAATTACTAATGCCCTGGGCTCTTCGGATAATCCTAATCCTAACAGTGTCACTTATTCGGGCAGAAGAATACTTGGTAAAGACGCAGGTAAAATAATTGAAGGTTATTTTGATTATCAGTTTTTAGATAAAGAATCAAACAAGTTGCCTTACCGGGTGGGTACCTACTTAGGAAAGAAAAAGGTATTCAATCTTGGTGCTGGTTTCTTTAGTCATGCAGATGGCACTGTTACCACCGATGCTGTTGGTAATCATAGTGGAAATAACGTATTCCATTTTGCCGCTGATGCTTACTATGATGCTCCGGTGGGCACGGGAGCTCTTAATGCTTATCTGGTATATTATAACTTCGATTATGGTGAAAACTACGCGCTGGGCACTACCTATGGTACCGGCTCTTCCATTTATGGGCAGGTAGGCTACCTTATTCCTGAATTTTCTGAAAAGGTGAGTATTATGCCATATTTAGCTTATAGCACCAGAGATTATGAGGCCTTTGAAAATGCAGGCAATACTTTTCAGGTGGGGGCGAATGCCTTCTTAAATGGGCATAATGCTAAAATCACAATAGAATATAATTCAAATTTAATCAACTATACCGGCGCTAAGCCTGACCGCATAGATGGCTTAGTGCTGCAAACTCACATCTTCCTTTAA
- a CDS encoding sensor histidine kinase — protein MTKDEEVINQIYQKQLDAILFSVNQYSDDVTSSWISKIESQQDVLDSLGFEEILHSTSISFIFFVDSAGGEAPKIIADMPLGNSDLSANIDALIREHTAEIDRLKRYKEVGFQKIEPLDARLPNFENLAILLFILDKPLHGKSVCGVVINPEDFIINMLRPKIQTVAEDRFLITAFKKENNRIIYTTIDTLANVQKTARAVTNDFWIFPEYYLGISLKGKSIDKIVKERTDFNLFLILTLDLVLILAVWIVFRYVKKEIRLAETKSDFISNVSHEIRTPLSLISMFAETLELGRVTSEEKRNEYYRIISRETGRLSGIVNKILNFSRLEAKKADLHFNKMDLNVAVREVIETYHYHLESNDFDCRFHPEDNLFIEADKEAMIEVIGNLIDNAVKYSGESKRIDITTGTSGSYAFLSVQDYGNGISKKDQKYIFDKFYRVPSGDIAKSKGTGLGLSLVKQIVDKHKGKIDVKSELKKGALFTVYLPLKQ, from the coding sequence ATGACCAAAGATGAGGAGGTAATTAATCAAATATATCAGAAGCAGCTAGACGCAATATTATTTTCCGTAAACCAGTATTCTGATGATGTAACCAGCAGCTGGATTTCCAAAATAGAATCTCAACAGGATGTGCTGGATAGTCTGGGCTTTGAGGAAATATTACATTCTACAAGTATATCATTCATCTTCTTTGTAGATAGCGCGGGTGGCGAAGCACCCAAAATAATAGCTGATATGCCTCTGGGTAATTCCGATCTCAGCGCGAATATTGACGCTCTCATCAGAGAACATACAGCAGAAATAGATCGGCTCAAGCGTTACAAGGAGGTGGGTTTTCAAAAGATAGAACCTTTGGATGCAAGACTTCCTAATTTTGAAAATCTAGCTATTTTACTTTTCATATTAGATAAGCCACTGCATGGAAAATCTGTTTGTGGCGTGGTGATAAATCCAGAGGATTTTATCATCAATATGCTGCGGCCAAAAATTCAAACGGTGGCAGAAGATAGGTTTTTGATTACAGCCTTCAAGAAAGAAAATAACCGAATTATTTATACTACAATTGATACATTGGCCAATGTTCAAAAAACTGCCAGAGCCGTAACCAATGACTTCTGGATATTTCCAGAATACTATCTAGGCATTAGCCTCAAGGGAAAATCTATAGATAAGATCGTAAAAGAAAGAACCGACTTTAACCTCTTTCTTATACTTACCCTAGATCTGGTTTTAATACTCGCGGTGTGGATAGTCTTTAGATATGTGAAAAAAGAGATCAGGTTAGCGGAGACTAAATCGGATTTTATTTCAAATGTATCTCATGAGATCAGAACGCCGCTTTCTTTGATAAGTATGTTTGCGGAAACGCTGGAGCTTGGCAGGGTCACTAGTGAAGAGAAGCGGAATGAATATTATAGAATCATAAGTCGTGAAACAGGTAGACTTTCAGGTATTGTGAATAAAATACTTAATTTTTCCAGGCTTGAAGCTAAGAAGGCGGATCTTCATTTCAATAAAATGGATCTGAATGTAGCCGTGAGAGAGGTGATAGAAACATATCACTACCATTTGGAAAGTAATGACTTTGACTGCAGGTTTCACCCTGAAGATAATTTATTTATTGAGGCAGATAAAGAGGCCATGATAGAAGTGATTGGTAATCTGATAGATAATGCAGTAAAATATAGTGGCGAAAGCAAGCGAATAGATATAACCACAGGCACTTCAGGATCGTATGCCTTTTTAAGTGTCCAGGACTATGGTAATGGCATTTCTAAAAAAGATCAAAAGTATATTTTTGACAAGTTTTACAGAGTGCCCTCTGGTGATATTGCCAAAAGCAAGGGTACGGGTTTAGGGTTATCGCTAGTTAAACAAATTGTAGATAAACATAAAGGTAAAATAGACGTGAAAAGTGAGTTGAAAAAAGGAGCGCTATTCACTGTATATTTACCATTAAAACAGTAA
- a CDS encoding IS1/IS1595 family N-terminal zinc-binding domain-containing protein — translation MNKPLCPKCNSNHIIKSGVINNRQRFKCKSCAYYFTVSKLGKRIDDYYVIKSLQLYLEGVSFREIERLLGVSHVSVMNWVRKYHIKAPERYDYRPTYQIFNHTELTDFVTNPMNLKESGMLVTELGDKFMVIKWERFKH, via the coding sequence ATGAATAAGCCGCTATGTCCTAAATGTAATTCTAATCACATTATCAAAAGCGGAGTAATTAACAACAGACAGCGATTTAAATGTAAATCTTGTGCTTACTATTTCACTGTCAGTAAATTAGGAAAGCGTATTGATGACTACTATGTGATTAAATCATTACAGCTATACCTGGAAGGTGTTAGCTTCAGGGAGATAGAGCGCCTGCTTGGTGTCAGTCATGTGTCAGTGATGAACTGGGTTAGAAAGTATCACATCAAGGCTCCGGAGCGGTACGATTATAGGCCTACCTATCAAATTTTTAACCACACCGAATTAACTGATTTTGTCACAAATCCGATGAATTTGAAGGAATCAGGTATGCTTGTCACTGAATTGGGTGATAAGTTCATGGTAATAAAATGGGAACGTTTTAAGCATTAG
- a CDS encoding acyl-CoA desaturase: MSEVVLEKRSKPILKQELSFALVHLLPLAAIFTGATLFDWIVCAVLYFFRMFWITGGYHRYFSHKSYKTSRWFQFVIAFMAQTSAQKGALWWAAHHRHHHRHSDTPADPHSMKLYGFWYSHIGWIIGPDYKETDFKTIGDYAKYPELVWLNKYHFIPPLLLALGVTMTGAWVNGGSPWLLFTHYGLSTLFIGFFLSTVILYHGTFSINSIMHKFGKQRYESGDESKNSLWLALLTLGEGWHNNHHYYQVSARNGFFWWEIDITYYGLKLFSWLGLIWDLRGVPKHILHSKNMDHAKELRMKYQGAEKEEPIQKSA; the protein is encoded by the coding sequence ATGTCAGAAGTAGTTTTAGAAAAAAGAAGTAAACCTATCCTGAAGCAGGAGCTTTCTTTTGCCCTTGTTCATTTGTTGCCATTAGCAGCAATATTTACAGGAGCAACGTTGTTTGATTGGATAGTATGTGCAGTATTGTATTTCTTCCGCATGTTTTGGATCACGGGAGGCTATCATAGATATTTTTCTCATAAATCATATAAAACATCGCGCTGGTTTCAGTTTGTAATTGCCTTTATGGCACAAACTTCTGCTCAAAAAGGAGCTTTATGGTGGGCGGCTCACCACAGACATCACCACAGACATAGTGATACTCCGGCAGATCCGCACTCAATGAAGTTATATGGTTTCTGGTACTCTCACATTGGTTGGATTATCGGCCCTGATTATAAAGAAACTGATTTTAAAACCATAGGTGATTATGCTAAATACCCTGAGTTGGTATGGTTGAACAAGTATCATTTCATTCCACCATTATTATTAGCTTTAGGTGTAACCATGACAGGTGCCTGGGTGAATGGTGGTAGCCCTTGGTTATTGTTCACGCATTACGGCTTATCTACCTTATTTATAGGCTTTTTCTTAAGTACAGTTATTCTTTATCACGGTACTTTCTCGATTAACTCTATCATGCACAAGTTTGGCAAACAAAGATATGAGTCAGGCGATGAGTCAAAGAACAGCCTTTGGTTAGCTTTATTAACACTTGGTGAAGGATGGCATAATAACCACCATTACTATCAAGTATCAGCCAGAAACGGATTTTTCTGGTGGGAAATAGACATTACCTATTATGGCTTAAAACTTTTTAGCTGGTTAGGTCTTATCTGGGATCTAAGAGGTGTGCCTAAGCACATTCTGCATTCCAAAAATATGGATCATGCTAAAGAGCTTAGAATGAAATATCAAGGTGCAGAAAAAGAAGAACCGATTCAGAAATCTGCATAA
- a CDS encoding beta galactosidase jelly roll domain-containing protein translates to MRQIIIIIMLFLVTVPALSQDRILDMSGAWKFSIGDRSDWSSPTYNDNLWENLNVPGNWEDQGFHGYDGYAWYRKSIDGTKLPKGENLYLHLGYVDDVDQVYFNGRMIGFSGYFPPKFKTAHNAERIYVLPSQYINYEGDNLIAIRIFDVVGTGGIVAGNIGIYSSPYKASLLLDLHGLWSFKQGVHLDGNGLNWNEIMVPIPWESQGYDNYDGYATYKKVFKTPANLDSDNLVLLMGRIDDFDKTYLNGRLLGETKDNRWFGESSSYSIMRVYEIPEGLLVPGEMNIITVEVEDLGLSGGIWQGPVGITTKTRYYHYFK, encoded by the coding sequence TTGCGTCAGATAATTATCATCATCATGCTCTTTCTGGTCACAGTGCCAGCACTATCTCAGGATAGAATTTTGGACATGTCCGGAGCATGGAAATTTTCTATAGGCGATCGTTCTGATTGGTCTTCTCCAACCTACAATGATAATTTATGGGAAAATTTAAATGTACCAGGTAACTGGGAGGATCAAGGCTTTCATGGCTATGATGGCTACGCCTGGTACCGTAAAAGTATTGATGGCACTAAACTTCCTAAGGGAGAGAATCTATATCTGCACCTGGGATATGTAGATGACGTAGATCAGGTTTATTTTAATGGAAGAATGATTGGCTTCTCAGGTTATTTTCCGCCAAAGTTTAAAACAGCACATAACGCCGAAAGGATTTATGTTCTACCAAGCCAGTATATTAACTATGAGGGTGATAACCTTATCGCTATTCGCATTTTTGATGTGGTAGGCACTGGTGGTATAGTAGCCGGTAACATTGGAATTTATAGTTCGCCGTACAAGGCGTCATTATTGCTGGACTTACATGGCCTTTGGTCATTCAAGCAGGGAGTTCACCTGGATGGCAATGGCCTGAATTGGAATGAGATCATGGTGCCAATACCGTGGGAGAGCCAGGGCTATGATAACTATGATGGCTATGCTACTTATAAAAAGGTGTTTAAAACACCAGCAAATTTAGATTCTGATAACCTTGTGCTACTCATGGGGCGCATTGATGATTTTGATAAAACTTATCTCAATGGTCGCTTATTGGGCGAAACAAAGGATAATCGCTGGTTTGGTGAAAGCTCATCTTACAGTATTATGAGAGTTTATGAGATACCAGAAGGCCTGTTGGTACCGGGTGAAATGAATATAATTACCGTAGAAGTGGAAGATTTAGGTCTTTCGGGAGGAATTTGGCAAGGTCCGGTTGGTATTACAACAAAAACTCGATATTATCACTATTTTAAATAG
- a CDS encoding sodium:solute symporter family protein — protein sequence MDVQLWTYILVGITFAIYIGIAIYSRAGSTKDFYVAGGGVPPLANGMATAADWMSAASFISMAGIISFAGYDGAVYLMGWTGGYVLLALLLAPYLRKFGKFTVPDFIGDRYYSNAARTVAVICALFVSFTYVAGQMRGVGVVFSRFLEVDINVGVYIGMFIVFIYAVLGGMKGITYTQVAQYVILIFAFMVPAIFISIQLTGNPIPQLGFGGKITGSETYLLDKLNGLHEELGFAEYTSGKKSMIDVFFITAALMIGTAGLPHVIVRFFTVPRVKDARVSAGYALVFIAILYTTAPAVAAFARTNLIETVSNESYSDMPPWFSNWEKTGLLTFEDKNGDGTIQYVADAEKNELTIDRDIMVLANPEIASLPNWVVALVAAGGLAAALSTAAGLLLVISTSVSHDLVKKQIAPDISDSAELWIARGSAVLAVMVAGYFGINPPDFVAAVVALAFGLAAASFFPAIILGIFYKRMNKEGAIAGMVVGLGITLYYMMRYKLGWIGGETTPKDWWFGISPEGFGTVGMIINFVVSLTVCHMTSPPPEDVQDIVDNIRFPRGAGEAHSH from the coding sequence ATGGACGTACAACTATGGACTTACATTTTAGTAGGAATAACCTTTGCCATTTACATAGGTATAGCCATTTATTCCAGGGCTGGTTCTACTAAGGATTTTTATGTGGCTGGCGGTGGTGTGCCGCCATTGGCCAATGGTATGGCTACCGCTGCAGACTGGATGTCAGCGGCCTCTTTTATATCTATGGCTGGTATCATTTCTTTTGCTGGCTATGACGGAGCAGTTTATCTCATGGGGTGGACAGGCGGATATGTGCTATTGGCCTTATTATTAGCGCCTTACTTAAGAAAATTCGGAAAATTTACGGTTCCTGATTTTATCGGTGACAGGTATTACTCTAATGCTGCAAGAACAGTGGCCGTAATCTGTGCTCTCTTTGTGTCCTTCACTTATGTGGCTGGGCAAATGAGAGGTGTTGGCGTGGTTTTTAGCCGCTTTCTAGAGGTGGACATCAACGTGGGGGTGTATATAGGCATGTTCATCGTGTTTATATATGCGGTACTCGGTGGTATGAAAGGTATCACCTATACGCAGGTAGCCCAATATGTGATATTGATCTTTGCTTTCATGGTGCCTGCAATTTTTATCTCTATTCAGCTAACCGGAAATCCTATACCACAACTTGGTTTTGGAGGTAAAATAACTGGGAGTGAAACATATCTTTTAGATAAACTGAACGGCCTGCATGAAGAGTTGGGATTCGCAGAATATACCAGCGGCAAGAAAAGTATGATCGATGTGTTTTTTATAACCGCTGCACTTATGATTGGTACTGCCGGTCTTCCGCATGTGATAGTTAGGTTCTTTACTGTACCAAGAGTAAAAGATGCTCGGGTATCAGCCGGTTATGCTTTGGTTTTCATAGCTATTTTATACACTACAGCTCCTGCAGTGGCTGCTTTTGCTAGAACTAACCTCATAGAAACGGTGAGTAATGAGAGCTACAGCGATATGCCGCCATGGTTTTCTAATTGGGAAAAAACAGGGCTTCTCACATTTGAAGATAAAAATGGAGATGGTACTATTCAATATGTAGCCGACGCAGAAAAAAATGAATTAACCATTGATAGAGATATCATGGTGCTGGCGAATCCGGAGATTGCCAGCCTGCCTAACTGGGTGGTGGCCTTAGTGGCTGCTGGTGGTCTGGCGGCGGCACTTTCTACGGCCGCTGGTCTTCTTTTGGTAATATCTACATCAGTATCTCATGACCTGGTTAAAAAGCAAATAGCACCGGATATCAGCGATAGCGCTGAGCTATGGATTGCTCGTGGTTCTGCTGTGTTGGCCGTAATGGTTGCAGGATATTTTGGTATTAATCCACCAGATTTTGTCGCGGCCGTGGTCGCTCTGGCGTTTGGACTAGCGGCGGCATCCTTTTTCCCTGCCATTATACTCGGCATTTTCTATAAGCGAATGAATAAAGAGGGTGCCATAGCAGGGATGGTTGTAGGGTTAGGCATCACCTTGTATTATATGATGCGCTATAAATTAGGTTGGATTGGCGGTGAAACTACACCAAAAGATTGGTGGTTTGGTATATCGCCAGAGGGATTCGGCACCGTGGGGATGATTATCAATTTTGTGGTGTCACTTACGGTATGTCACATGACTTCACCTCCACCGGAAGATGTACAGGATATTGTAGATAATATCAGGTTCCCAAGAGGGGCGGGTGAGGCACATTCTCATTAA